Proteins from a genomic interval of Flavobacteriales bacterium:
- a CDS encoding TonB family protein encodes MKKLFLLTALIIVANSIISQRKYWITNYGEKTKKSLAAGYYTIKKGKTNNLYLKEVYLFDYQSPYESSNYQTKKCLIKEGEAVSFNKNGSIKEQGNYSNNQKTGEWVYFDTQGNKQSIVNYANNIKHGLYFDYKNNQITSGTYKNGLKDQLWSVASTAGRSIEAVSYKDGKKHGKATYYHNNGKVREVQTYQAGVLVNTRRFDLNGKELIEEEVPDEDFPVFSIVEQEPEFPGGSSKMMRYIGHKVQYPQIAIENKIEGRVYIRFIVEKDGSISNVEAIKSPHESLEKEAIRVVSNMPKWTPAKQRGKNVRAQFTLPINFRLH; translated from the coding sequence ATGAAAAAACTATTTCTACTAACAGCCTTAATTATTGTTGCTAATAGTATAATAAGCCAACGTAAATATTGGATTACTAATTATGGTGAAAAAACAAAAAAGTCGCTAGCAGCGGGTTATTACACCATCAAAAAGGGAAAAACAAATAACCTATACCTTAAAGAAGTGTATCTTTTTGATTATCAATCTCCATACGAGAGCAGTAATTATCAGACTAAAAAGTGTCTTATTAAAGAGGGGGAGGCTGTTTCTTTTAACAAAAACGGTTCAATCAAAGAACAAGGAAACTATAGCAATAATCAAAAAACTGGAGAATGGGTCTATTTTGACACTCAGGGAAACAAGCAAAGTATTGTCAATTATGCCAATAATATAAAGCACGGATTATACTTTGATTATAAGAACAATCAAATAACATCTGGAACCTATAAAAACGGCTTAAAAGACCAATTATGGAGCGTAGCAAGTACTGCTGGTAGATCTATAGAAGCTGTCTCCTACAAAGACGGAAAAAAACATGGAAAAGCAACTTATTATCACAATAATGGTAAAGTAAGAGAAGTCCAAACCTATCAAGCAGGAGTATTGGTTAATACTAGACGATTTGATCTTAATGGCAAAGAGCTAATTGAAGAGGAAGTTCCTGATGAGGATTTTCCTGTTTTTTCAATTGTAGAGCAAGAACCAGAATTTCCTGGAGGTTCTTCTAAGATGATGCGCTATATTGGACACAAAGTTCAATATCCGCAAATAGCTATTGAAAATAAAATTGAGGGACGTGTCTATATTCGTTTTATTGTAGAAAAAGACGGAAGCATATCTAATGTTGAAGCAATTAAATCGCCTCATGAATCACTAGAAAAGGAAGCGATTAGAGTTGTTTCCAATATGCCCAAATGGACCCCTGCTAAACAACGTGGTAAAAATGTTCGGGCACAATTTACTTTACCAATCAATTTTAGATTGCATTAA